The proteins below are encoded in one region of Metabacillus dongyingensis:
- a CDS encoding competence/damage-inducible protein A — protein sequence MTSKTEIIAVGSELLLGQIVNSNAQFLSQQLAENGLNVYYHTVVGDNPSRLEQAVKIAKERSNIIIFTGGLGPTKDDLTKETIANILGKKLVIDEEALRSIEDYFVKVKRSMSENNKKQALVIEDSHVLKNEQGMAPGMAIDADERIYMLLPGPPSEMKPMFMKFGLPYFREKLGQNDKIISRVLRYFGIGESQLETDIQDLIDAQTNPTIAPLAGDGEVTLRLTARHQNESEAVRLINEMEKTINSRVGTFFYGYDQTTLADELLRHLRQRDMTISAAESLTGGLFSDQLTAVKGTSDVFKGTIVCYTNEVKQSILNVSEETLDQHGAVSEQCAKEMAEQIRKLANSDIGISFTGIAGEDPVEGKKPGTVYIGLAFKDQPVRTVLLHLAGSRNGIRRRTVKYGCYLIIKALMENTAE from the coding sequence GTCAAAAACAGAAATTATTGCAGTAGGTTCTGAATTGCTTCTTGGGCAAATCGTTAACTCTAATGCCCAGTTTTTATCTCAGCAGCTGGCTGAAAATGGTCTTAATGTCTATTATCACACGGTTGTAGGTGATAATCCTTCAAGGCTTGAGCAGGCAGTAAAGATTGCCAAAGAGCGTTCGAACATTATCATTTTCACAGGCGGCCTTGGACCTACTAAAGATGATCTAACTAAAGAAACAATCGCAAATATTCTGGGCAAGAAGCTTGTGATTGATGAAGAAGCCCTTCGCAGCATTGAAGACTATTTTGTCAAAGTAAAAAGAAGCATGTCTGAAAATAATAAAAAACAAGCTCTGGTCATTGAGGATTCTCACGTCTTAAAAAATGAGCAGGGAATGGCGCCTGGAATGGCAATAGATGCGGATGAGCGAATTTATATGCTGCTTCCTGGCCCGCCAAGCGAAATGAAACCTATGTTTATGAAATTCGGGCTCCCATACTTTAGAGAGAAGCTTGGCCAGAATGACAAAATCATTTCGAGGGTTCTTCGATACTTTGGCATAGGCGAATCGCAGCTTGAGACAGATATTCAGGATTTGATCGATGCGCAAACCAATCCAACGATTGCACCTCTTGCGGGTGACGGGGAAGTAACGCTCAGATTGACTGCGCGCCATCAAAATGAATCTGAAGCTGTCCGCCTGATTAATGAAATGGAGAAGACAATAAACAGCAGAGTGGGGACTTTTTTCTACGGTTATGACCAGACAACTCTCGCTGATGAATTACTCAGACATCTCAGACAAAGAGACATGACAATTTCAGCTGCAGAGAGTTTAACCGGAGGCCTTTTTTCAGATCAGCTGACAGCAGTTAAAGGAACATCTGATGTTTTTAAAGGTACAATTGTCTGCTACACTAATGAAGTAAAGCAATCCATATTAAACGTATCTGAAGAAACACTTGATCAGCATGGGGCTGTCAGTGAACAATGTGCCAAAGAAATGGCTGAACAAATCAGGAAGCTTGCAAATAGTGATATCGGAATCAGCTTTACCGGCATCGCAGGGGAAGATCCTGTTGAAGGGAAAAAACCTGGAACCGTCTATATCGGGCTGGCATTTAAAGATCAGCCGGTAAGAACCGTTCTCCTTCATCTTGCAGGCAGCCGCAACGGCATTCGCAGACGTACAGTGAAATACGGCTGTTACTTGATTATTAAAGCATTAATGGAAAATACAGCAGAATAA